Proteins found in one Lysinibacillus fusiformis genomic segment:
- the gcvT gene encoding glycine cleavage system aminomethyltransferase GcvT, translating to MANELKRTPLFEEYAKYGAKTVDFGGWELPVQFSSIKEEHDAVRNRAGLFDVSHMGEILVTGPDALGFLQNLLSNDVSKIVDGQAQYTAMCYEDGGVVDDLLTYKLADNHYLLCVNAANIEKDYDWMMENQHQYDVTIDNQSDAYAQIALQGPLAEEVLQSLTSTDVSAIKFFRFQENVEVAGHKVLVSRSGYTGEDGFELYGAPEDIKALWGKILDAGQEKGVVPAGLGCRDTLRFEAGLPLYGQELSATISPLEAGIGFAVKLNKEDFIGHEALVAQKENGLPRKLVGIEMIDKGIPRHGYKVFKDGQEIGEVTTGTQLPSSKRNVGHVIIDSQFTTIGTELEIEIRGKHLKVITVETPFYKRSK from the coding sequence ATGGCGAATGAATTAAAACGTACACCTCTATTTGAAGAATACGCGAAATATGGTGCAAAAACAGTTGACTTCGGTGGATGGGAATTACCTGTTCAATTCTCTTCTATTAAAGAAGAACACGATGCAGTTCGTAATCGTGCAGGCTTATTTGATGTATCACATATGGGAGAGATTTTAGTAACTGGTCCCGATGCATTAGGATTTTTACAAAATCTTTTATCAAATGATGTCTCAAAAATTGTTGACGGCCAAGCGCAGTACACAGCAATGTGCTATGAAGATGGTGGCGTTGTTGATGATTTATTAACATATAAATTAGCTGACAATCACTATTTACTATGTGTCAATGCTGCCAACATCGAAAAAGACTATGACTGGATGATGGAAAATCAACATCAATATGATGTGACGATTGATAACCAATCTGATGCCTATGCACAAATTGCTCTTCAAGGACCATTAGCAGAAGAAGTTCTTCAATCCCTTACTTCGACTGATGTAAGTGCCATTAAATTTTTCCGCTTCCAAGAGAATGTTGAGGTTGCAGGTCATAAAGTATTAGTTTCTCGTAGTGGCTACACAGGTGAAGATGGCTTTGAATTATATGGCGCTCCAGAAGATATTAAAGCGCTTTGGGGTAAAATTTTAGATGCTGGTCAAGAAAAAGGTGTAGTTCCAGCTGGACTAGGTTGTCGCGATACACTGCGTTTTGAAGCAGGGCTACCATTATATGGTCAAGAGCTATCAGCAACAATTTCTCCACTGGAGGCTGGTATTGGCTTTGCTGTGAAATTAAATAAAGAAGATTTTATTGGTCATGAAGCATTAGTAGCACAAAAAGAAAATGGACTACCACGCAAACTTGTAGGAATTGAAATGATCGATAAAGGCATCCCACGTCATGGCTACAAAGTGTTTAAAGATGGTCAAGAAATCGGTGAAGTGACAACGGGTACACAACTTCCTTCATCTAAACGTAACGTTGGTCACGTAATAATTGACAGTCAATTCACAACAATCGGAACTGAGCTAGAAATCGAAATTCGCGGTAAGCACTTGAAGGTAATAACAGTAGAAACACCGTTTTACAAGCGTTCAAAATAA
- a CDS encoding shikimate kinase, whose amino-acid sequence MRKIYFVGFMGSGKSALGRRLSYLLKMPYYDMDHEIVRQQGMTIPQIFEKYGEAHFREIETEFLKNFRDEACIISTGGGVAMNAENRKIMRRSGLVFFLDASFEDIYKRVQHDPNRPIVQSSTKEELESLYHYRRKFYRDAGHIQVLTEGRTIRQILEYLVFQVKRLKNER is encoded by the coding sequence TTGCGAAAAATATATTTTGTTGGTTTTATGGGTAGTGGAAAAAGTGCGTTAGGAAGACGTTTAAGCTATTTATTGAAGATGCCATATTATGATATGGATCATGAGATTGTGCGACAGCAGGGGATGACAATTCCACAAATTTTTGAAAAATACGGCGAGGCCCATTTTCGAGAAATAGAAACAGAATTTTTGAAAAATTTTAGGGACGAGGCTTGTATTATTTCGACTGGTGGTGGCGTTGCCATGAATGCTGAAAATCGAAAAATTATGAGACGTAGTGGATTGGTGTTTTTTTTAGATGCGTCGTTTGAGGATATTTATAAACGAGTTCAGCATGATCCAAATAGACCCATTGTACAGAGCTCTACAAAAGAGGAGCTAGAAAGTCTGTATCACTACAGAAGGAAATTTTACCGTGATGCAGGTCATATTCAGGTACTGACAGAAGGTAGAACGATTCGTCAAATTCTAGAGTATTTAGTATTTCAAGTGAAAAGGTTAAAAAACGAACGATGA
- the comGF gene encoding competence type IV pilus minor pilin ComGF, with amino-acid sequence MNEKGYTLLEAMFQLVVFVLISHLFVLMMLWFAEMRSTMLTDEQTKWELFVSDLNLSLKDISIFSVREDQKRMTFQTATTLHHIDCYSNIIREQVNGGHVPMLIGINKCHFNYSENMLTVAVEMTSGIQKERTFYVPIIEK; translated from the coding sequence ATGAATGAGAAGGGCTATACATTACTAGAAGCGATGTTTCAATTAGTCGTTTTTGTGCTTATTTCTCATCTCTTTGTCCTTATGATGCTGTGGTTTGCTGAAATGAGATCCACTATGCTAACCGATGAACAAACCAAGTGGGAACTATTTGTTTCTGATTTAAATCTCTCTCTAAAAGATATTTCCATATTTTCTGTTCGTGAGGATCAAAAAAGAATGACTTTCCAAACAGCCACTACACTCCATCATATTGATTGCTACTCGAATATTATTCGTGAGCAGGTAAACGGTGGACATGTTCCTATGTTAATAGGAATCAATAAATGTCATTTTAACTATTCCGAAAATATGCTGACGGTAGCTGTCGAAATGACTAGCGGTATTCAAAAGGAGCGAACCTTTTATGTGCCAATTATTGAAAAATGA